Part of the Citrus sinensis cultivar Valencia sweet orange chromosome 2, DVS_A1.0, whole genome shotgun sequence genome, CCTTTAATTGCTGCTTTTGAAAATCAGTGTTAAGTTACTTTATAAGCAGGAAAGAGGgcaattgttattattattattattattattattatttaataattgatttgattagGAATTGGATATTTAGCCTgcttagaaaatcaaattatagaACTATTTATGAGCATTAGGTGCCTAGTTTAATGatgttttcatttcttttgcagAAATATCATCCAACAAGGGCGCTTACCCTTGTTTATCAACCATTTGCGCTTGGAACAATGGCAATACTTGCATACAATGAATCAAAGATCGATACCAGAAAGAGAAACATTACTGgttacattattttctttgcaaGTACTTTGGCACTCCTACTTGTAAGTACTGTAATGCTTTTTTCTGCACTGTATCTTGATTATAAATTGCTTCCAGCAAATTTATGTCTGATTTGCTACTGCTTTCTGACAGTTGGATTTAGCCACATCTGGAGAAGGAGGACTTGGACCTTTTCTTGGTGTATGTGTGTTTGTTGCTTTGTTTGGAGTCGCAGATGCCCATGTTCAAGGTGGTATTGTTGGGGACTTATCCTTCATGTACCCTGAATTCATGCAGGTTGATATTTCTAATTTGCTTTGACAGTTGTTTCTAATCTATTTTTGAAAagagaatttatttcttactacATGTTGGCATTCTGTTCCGCAGTCTTTCTTTGCTGGTTTGGCTGCATCAGGTGCTCTAACCTCTGGTTTGAGGTTACTAACAAAGGCTGCGTTTGAAAAGTCTCATGATGGTCTTCGCAAGGGAGTTAGTACGTTTCTTTTCTCGTCAATAGACAAAATTTGGTTtgtgtttctatttttcaacTGTAAATGTTGATTTTTCTCATACTCTGTGGTGCTTAAAATGAAAAGTGAACGAACAGTCATCTATAGGTTACCACATACCAGAAGCTATATTAATGAGAgtttctttttgtcttttttgcaGTGTTATTCCTGGCAATATGTACATCGTTTGAGTTTGTATgtattctcctatatgcattTTTCTTCCCAAAACTCCCAATAGTCAAGTACTTTCGCTCAAAGGCTGCTTCAGAAGGATCAAAAACTGTTTCAGCTGATCTTGCAGCTGCTGGCATCCAAACAAAAGCAGCCCAggtattattttatcttactTCGACTAATATGCTCCTTGTTTGAGAATGTTTTTTGCAATTCCAATTCTCCTAATAACTTTGGCAGTTCTGCAGGCTGAAGATGAAGCCAAACAATATGAACGGTTGAGCAATAAGCAACTATTCATCCAGAATTTTGATTATGCTCTGGACCTGTTTCTGATTTACGTGCTGACTTTGTCCATTTTTCCGGGATTCTTATATGAAAATACTGGACAGCACCGGTTGGGTGAATGGTAAGTGCTGTTCTAtggcaaaagaaaatttggatTGCATCTTGTATCTTAGTCGTGGACATATGCTGAATGCATATACTTTGTTTGTCTTAGAATTGAAGGGAATATGCTTTGAAGGAGTATTATTTTTGTCCCTATAATATTCATTGCTGGAATTTGAATATCTTGCCTCCATGTTTAGCTAGTTTTCTGAGAACTTGTGTAGTATTCATGTTCACTGAAACTGAAAAATTAATCAGCGTACCATTAATTGACAATTGAAATTGGAAAGTTTGACTCTTGACTAAACTTTTGAACTAAACACATTTTAGCATATTGATAGCCCTTGCAGATTTTTTATATGGCTGGCGATCTTTCAGGTATTCGCTTGTTCTGATAGCATCATACAACGTGTGGGATCTAATAGCAAGATACATTCCCCTCGTGAAATGCGTGAAATTGGAATCCAGAAAGGGCCTTATGATCACTATTCTCTGTCGTTTCTTACTCGTCCCTGCATTTTACTTCACTGCTAAATATGGTGATCAGGGATGGATGATCTTTCTCACTTCCTTCTTGGGATTAACAAATGGTTACCTGACAGTATGTGTTATGACAGTAGCACCCAAAGGTTACAAGGTTAGTTGGCACCAtacttcttcattattttgcGATAACGCTTGATTTTCATCTTTTCCTAACCAAATGATTGGGTTTTCCGTTTTGTAGGGACCTGAGCAAAATGCACTGGGTAACATACTTGTGTTATTTCTCCTGGGCGGCTTATTTGCCGGGGTTGCTCTTGACTGGCTGTGGCTCATTGGTAAGAAAGACGGCTTTTAACGATGAGAGCAAAATTTCTCTTGTTGCTGATGAAGAAAGTTAAGTACGAATACATTCAGAATAAGATGTAAGAGGAATTGATTGTACAGTTTCGCACAAATTCAGGAAGAATAGCACTTACCAGGGGAACAGACCATGAGCAATTTAAAGAAAGACTTCATTCATTGGGGTCACTAACAAAGTTGGCATCCTGCAGACTAGTTTCTACAGCAGTTCCTATGAATGAATATTTAACTATGTTGgactttcaaaattaatgcCAGTTGAATTTGAATGTAATTGATCTTTGCAAAACAATTGATctgctttcttctttctttctcaattgCTTAATAGAATATGAACTTTGCAACAGTTGGCCAGTATCAAATTCAGCAGCAATTGAATTTTCGCCGGCAAATTTCGAAGCAATCGTTTATTAGGCCATatttgccacgtggcaatcaaaattattgaaaccCCCAGCATTCAAGGATAAACTACcaacataaatttttcttattcctACAGTTAGAGTTTAACGGTCAACAATTGTTCAAACATGTCCACTCTTTCTTGTCACACAACCCTTCTTCCCCTTACAAAACCTATGCGCTCAAGCTTCTCCTTAAGAAAACAGAAACATAATATGTACAAAATCGTGTTCACCAGCAAACGTTTTGAGAGTTCTTGAAGTAACAATCTCTCAGGCCATCTTCGTTATCTGGGAATCAAATTGTAGCCTTGTTGCTGAAATATTCTGGATGTGCCTTGCTTTTCCTCGACTCCCTCTTTATTGATAAAACATTACGTGAAGAAATAACTCTTTATTGGTATCTTTAAAAAGAGATGGTTTAAATTCATTCTTTGACATTAAAAATGTCATCACAATCCACATTGCCTTTGAAGGTTTTCTCATCCTGTTTGCTTCCCTGAGTTTTGAATCCTCTGCATGGTAATGCCATCAACAGGTTTTGGTACttacaaatttatataattaaatttctcaaCATAAGTTGatatgaaattgaatcttttatgTGTAAATTCTATCTATAAACCTCTCCAACTGTAAATATTTCTCTTCCGGAGAAATTTCAATAATCACATCCTGAAAATATTGCATACATGGTTTCATTTCCTTGGTTTTCTTTGACGTTTGATTTCTTGTCTTCAagttttaaatattgtttaacaaaaaatttctaaaaatgaTGTTATCATCCTTTACTAACTTTCCAAGGTGCCAAAGAATTGTAAATAGAccaattctaaaattggtcaGGTATTGGCACAAAGAACCAATTCCTGTATCATGGGAAAAACCTGATATTGGCTGGACTAAATTAAACTTTGATGGATCCTGCAAAGGCAGAACCGGTAAATCCAGCATTGGAGGGATCTTCAGAGACCACAAGGCTGAATTCTTACTGGGTTATGCGGAATCCATAGGaagaacaactagcaccattgCTGAACTATCTGCACTACGAAGAGGCCTCGAGTTGGTACTCGAAAATGGATGGAGTGATGTATGGCTCGAAGGTGATGCCAAATCATTGGTTGATATAATTGTGCAAAGAAGGCACGTTAGATGTGCAGAAGTGCAAAGGCACATTAGTGATGTAACATCAATCATACCAGAACTTAATAATTGTGTTGTGACTCATATATATAGGGAAGGCAACAGAGCTGCTGATAAGTTTGCTCAACTAGGACACCTATTGAAGAAGCCTCAAATCTGGCGGCATCCGCCTAATGAAGTGTTACAAATTATGCATGATGATGCAGGGGGCAAGATTATTCTTCGTAGGAGATAGTAACATTGTAGGTGTTATTGATTTGTTTACTATATACGACagaattctttctttttggtccTTAACCAATGGTATCTATgctcttcatttttttatgtacATAATGCAAATCTTGTTATAAATCATCACATTGAAGTTTGTTCTGTAACCAATTGTGCAACAATCATTTTGAAATGAATGTGTACACTATCAATGTTCTGCAGCTTAATTTAGGCCCTCATGCgtcttcattttaattttaaagactCCGTTTATCAATTCTGATAGAGGCTGTGACTGTCAAGATTAATAACCTGTACAAGTCTTCATCTAAAGTTATCCTCTTTGGATTTAAATATTGCTCGAAGCACGCAACACATCGCTTTTCTTTAAATGATGATGTAGGAACTGGtcaataacttaattaatgGAAGTGTAGGTAATGATCCCAAGCGGGAATCAAACCACCAAAGTGGCTAATTCGGGACCTACCACCAATCAAACGGTCCCCATCAACATCCAGGAGTCGTGTGTGAAGGTTGTTAGCATGAAACGACTAAAAATTTTGGTAGACCAGAAAAACTAATCACATGTGGAGAAAAGATGCAGTACAAATACTCCAGTACAAAATCCAGTACAGTTCTCTGACGGCAATTCAATGAGATGACAAACAGCCAAGTTGAGTTGAGGAAAGATTTTATAGCATTGCTTAAATGAGGGGCGGAGACACGCATAATAACGTGTAGTACAATGTAATACAAAGTCGCTGTACTACATTCCGTTTCCATGACCATGTTTTCCTATATAATAATAGCAGATGCGATGATACACCAAGATTTATGGATCTGTTGCAGTTGAAACAAGCACTTGAAGATTCCCAGATTGAAAAAAACATCATTGAGTGCAGCGTTGATGAATATTTGTCGGTGCTTTGCCGATATTTCTCTATACTAGCCAGGATTCTTTCACCAGCGCTGCACTCGATCATGTTTTTTAGCTCTGCTGGTTCAGGATTATCCAGATAATACGCACATGACGGTTGACAGGTTTCTTTTCTCACTTTGTTTGGTTTCAATTTTAGTCTTGGTTCAAATTTTGGAGGTTCTGAAGAGCATATATGCTCAATTATTGTCAGCGCTGTCAATAATGAAATGCCTTGTGACTCTGTTTATTGCTGCTTATTATCCTATTGCAATATTGCTTGCCTTGACTTCATTTTCCAGAGCCTCTGCAAGCAAATGGCTGAATTATGACTCTGATTTAGATAGTTTGGTGTGagaattttgttgtttttcccTCTGTGACTCAATCGTCAATAATACCATCAATCAATTTATCAGCGCGGGTGTTTTAAATCCAATATTTCGTGCTTGGATTGGTCTCCTTGATAGTAACCACAACATTCACCAATGCAAAAAAGAGGATTTCCACTTTCCAAGTATAATTCAGCATTGGAACCAGAAATTAATgggccctttttttttttcttttttctttaaaaaaaaaaaaaaacacttttccACACATTTATTTGAGCCTCCCGAGAAACTGATAAGCCTCACAAAACTGCATTATTTACGCTGCACCATTTTTTGTCATCTGTATCTTCTACCCTTGcacctctaatttttgtagaaatttgaaaatacatCTGACATGCTATATGAATTATACAATAAGTAAAATGATAAGTAAATTGTGttatgatatatatatgtatgtatttaattttaaaaaaattatcatacataacattaaataattgtaGCTTCTGTGATATACTTTGAAATTCTTCCAATAACGTTTGTTTTAACACTAAAGCATCCTTCTTATATATACTATGATAACCATATTATTTTAAGCACACAGTTGTGTTCCTGATCTTGGAATCAAGTAAGATGCTTCTGCTACAAGCCATGTTCAGATCAGAGGAGACGAGATGTACAACACAGCTAATGCAGTGAAAATCACAGGATTCTTCTTTGCTTACAGCGGATTCACAAGAAGATAACAAAAATTGCATTAAATTTTGTTCTCAGTTCATGCATTTCTGGCTTTTATAgacaaaaatttcaaacataACAGTCGCGCAATTGATGCATAGAGCAATATTGAGTACTGATCTGGTGccaaaacaatgaaatatCATTCAACCAAAACAAGCTTGTAACACAAAATGCAGCAAAGCTAATTACCTGCGGCAATTGGCACTTAACACAACagtaataaatatcatataatataaatataatcaaGGTGTCTGCACTGGAAAATtcaataaagcgaaaacaataACTACCAAGAAGGCCTATCTGGCTATCTCTATATCTCTATCTGCGTGTACACTTATAGAAAGTAGAAACCAAACACCGATCGAAATCGTGGCGCCCGCTCGATCTCCATTTGCCACGAAATTGAAGTTCTCGGAGACCAAATTGGACTCAATCTCTGTCATAAATTACGGAATATGCCACTATCTCTTCGATTCATTCCACTCGAGTATACcaactgaaaaataataaatagtctCCAAACGCCCACAATTTCACTAAAAACTAAAACCTCAAACTTTCGCCTCACCCTCCAAATTTTCCcgagaaaatttcaaagtttccGGGAAAATCCGTAACTTTCCCCGGAAATTCCAAAatgcaagaagaagaagatctgCCGGACCATCTGCGGTGCAAGAGAACGGATGGTAAGCAATGGAGGTGCAATCGACGCGTAATGGAGGACAAAAAGCTCTGCGaacttcatcatcttcaaggCCGTCACCGTCAGAACAGGGAGAAAGTTCCCGAATCGCTAAAAATCCAGAGAAAACATAAGAAAATCTTCAAGGTTCAACAGAGAACAGAAATTAGGGCACGGAAGTCGaagaaactcaaaagaaagaagaagaagcgaGTTATCGGCGAATCTGAAGCGTTGGATGAggctttaaagaaaatgaaactaaaGCGAGGAGACTTACAGCTGGAATTGATAAGAATGGTGTTAAAAAGAGAAGTTGAAAAGCGAAAGAGGCAAAAAAATTTCGATTTCGAAGATGAAGAGAACTGTGACAACAGTAATTATAGCGATAGCGATAGAGAGTTAACACGAGAGTTGCCTAATGGCTTAATGGCAATTTCTAGTACAAATTCTGACAATGCAGGTACTTCTTGTGCTGTGAAAATAGGGGCTGAGGCGGCAGCGGTTAACAGAAGACGTTTTCGCTCTAAAAACATTGAACCAATGCCAGTTGGCACATTGCAggtgttaaataattttagaattatgGTTATGATAATGATGTTTTGGTATTTCGAATGTTTGCAATTGACTGTTTTCGATGTTATAGGTAGTTCCATATAAAAGGGATGTGGTGAGTttgaggaggaggaggaggaggaagagATGTCATTGGTGTAGGCGAAGGGGTCAGAGTTTGATTAAGTGTTCGAGTTGTCGTAAACTGTTTTTCTGCGTGGACTGTGTGAAAGAGTGGTAtgtatttttagtttttatatttttttgaaagttttTCATAGAGTTCATTATTCATGCTACCTATACATGACTTTACTTTTGTGCAAGTAGTTTTCTTCGAAATGTAGTAGTAAATGCAGAATTACTAACTTGGCATGGAGTTAGGACTCAATATTTGAAGTAGTACATTAAATCTAATTCtgaaaagataatattaccaATGGTGCaagtattaatttatgacaCATAAAGAAGCTACGATTTACCTGTCGTAGAAACATATTTACATACTCACATTTGGGTAGTTCAGAAAATAATGGTTTTGGGAAGTTACACATCCAGCAGGAGAAATTGGTGTGTGTTTTCGTACAAAAGCAGGTCATGTAACAATGCATTCTCTTCTTCTAGTCGTGCACTAAATGGTTGGTGACATTTATGAAGCTTTTTACTCTTTGATTTATCTTGGCTTTTGCTTTGCCAATCATAGTTAGAAGAAAAGTTGTGGTATTGAAAACTCTTGACATCTAAATGAATATAGGTATTTTGATACGCAAGAAGATGTTAAGAAGGCATGTCCAGTTTGTCGTGGAACTTGTGGCTGTAAGGCCTGCTCATCAAGTCAATATAGAGACATTGATTATAAGGTCTGACAATTGATATGCTAAATTGTATGACTAATATATGCCTATTTTCAGGCTGGATACTGATCCTTCAATGTACCTACAAATTATGTTTCAGGACTTGTTGAAGGCCAATAATGAAGTTGACAAAGTTttacattttcattatttgatcTGTATGCTTCTTCCCATTGTGAGACAAATAAACCAGGACCAAAACGTTGAGCTAGAAAtagaagcaaaaataaaaggtaGATAAAACTTGCCCATTAGAGCTTCGTTCTCAGATTCTGCATGTTGATCTTCTGACATCCATCGtctaatcataaaattttgccAGAAGATGGTATCTTTAATGTTTCCCTGTGTGACAGGCCAAAACCCGTCTGAAGTTCAGATACAGGAGGCTGAATTTAAGTATAATAGGCTATATTGCTGGTATGTTCCTTGCTGCTGATTTCTTATGCCATAtcttgaaataaaaagtagaTAACTTTTAACTTTGTATCATTTTCTGATGCATGACATGACTTCTGGAGCAGCAGTAGTTGCAAGACGTCTATTGTAGATTACCATAGAAGCTGTGCAAGTTGTTCTTATACCCTGTGCTTAAGCTGTTGTCGAGATATTTTGCAAGGTAGCTTATCTGGCTGTGTTAGAGCTCGCCTTTGCAAATGTCCAAACGGACGGAAAGTGTGCACATCTGGAGTACGAATTCTAGAGAAGAAATCTTTAAGGACCTATAAGGAAGGTTATGGCAGCACATATTTTGATTCTTCTGCAGCATCACCTAGTTGGAAAGCTCCTGATGGCACTGCTGGTATATTGTGCCCACCCATGGAGTTTGGTGGTTGTGGTGATAGCTTTCTTGATCTGAGATGTGTTTTCCCTTCGTGTTGGACTAAAGAACTGGAAATTAATGCCGAACAAATAGTAGGTTGTTATGAGTTGCCAGAAACCATAGACATGTCCTCATGTTGCTCGGTTTGTACGGGGATGGATCATGAAGTTGATGGGACCAAGCAGTTGAAAGTAGCTGCTATCAGAGAGAATTCAAATGATAACTTTCTATTTTTCCCTACTCTTATGGATGTTCAAGGTGACAAACTTGAGCATTTCCAGAAACACTGGCGTAAAGGTCAACCTATAATAGTTCGAAATGTGCTTGAGGTTACATCAGATTTAAGTTGGGATCCAATAGTCATGTTCTGCACTTATCTTAAGAATAGTAGTCTCAAATCTGAGAATGATGGAGGAGCAGTTGAAGAAACTGGTTGCTCCGACTGGTTCGAGGTTAGTGTGAccattttttaaacttatagatgttgctctctctctctctctcatctctCATCTTGCTTGGTAAATGGACCATAACTATATTTTGTGGGGTGACGTGTCTAGTAATTCTAATATGTGAACTTAATGTTGGATTTCAATTATGAGGTAAGAGACGAGaatattgcatttttataaGCTACATAAACTTTCCATTAATGGTGGTCTGGAGTTCTGtcatttccaaaaaaattgatgccCTTTGTGTATATGAAAGTTTGGGACACTAAGCAATTCGTCCATGGTATCACGCTAAGCTGCTTGGCAGAAAAATGGAGCTTAAATACCTATCCATTTTTCATCTTCTAGGTTAAAGATTGTAAGAGTTCTGACTGTGAGCTTCTGCGTTTTTCACTCATAAAACTATCTTTCACtggtttatttattgaaaaattaaagctaaACATGCTTATTCAGTCATTTCAATATTCTTTTCTGTGTTGGAGCAGCTGTgtatttaaaatgataatctGTTTCACATTGTTTGTTGGTCTTTTCTCAAGGGGTGATTGTACATTTCTGTCTGTTGCAAAGTAGGTTTCTATTTATTGCATTGTAGAATCTGAAAGTGAGTGTAGTTATTTAACCAGTTTGCTTCTGTTTCATTTGGCAGGTAGAAATTGGTGTCAAGCAGTTATTTTTGGGGTCTTTGAGGGGGCCAAAGCACGCTGATATGTGTAATGAGAAGCTAAAGTTGAAGGGTTGGCTTTCTTCTCGATTATTCCAAGAACAGTTTCCTGCTCATTATGCTGAGATTATTCGTGGCCTACCACTTCCTGAATACATGGATCCAAAAACAGGTGTTTTGAACATTGCTACAAAGCTTCCACAGAATTTCCCTACTTCTGACCTTGGCCCATCTGTGTACATCTCATATAGTAGTGGTGAGGAACTTGCACAGGCTGACT contains:
- the LOC102608763 gene encoding equilibrative nucleotide transporter 3-like isoform X2; protein product: MTLAVETETPLRLEGKYKAMAVCWVLGIGSLISWNSMLTIGDYYNNLFKKYHPTRALTLVYQPFALGTMAILAYNESKIDTRKRNITGYIIFFASTLALLLLDLATSGEGGLGPFLGVCVFVALFGVADAHVQGGIVGDLSFMYPEFMQSFFAGLAASGALTSGLRLLTKAAFEKSHDGLRKGVMLFLAICTSFEFVCILLYAFFFPKLPIVKYFRSKAASEGSKTVSADLAAAGIQTKAAQAEDEAKQYERLSNKQLFIQNFDYALDLFLIYVLTLSIFPGFLYENTGQHRLGEWYSLVLIASYNVWDLIARYIPLVKCVKLESRKGLMITILCRFLLVPAFYFTAKYGDQGWMIFLTSFLGLTNGYLTVCVMTVAPKGYKGPEQNALGNILVLFLLGGLFAGVALDWLWLIGKKDGF
- the LOC102608763 gene encoding equilibrative nucleotide transporter 3-like isoform X3, coding for MAILAYNESKIDTRKRNITGYIIFFASTLALLLLDLATSGEGGLGPFLGVCVFVALFGVADAHVQGGIVGDLSFMYPEFMQSFFAGLAASGALTSGLRLLTKAAFEKSHDGLRKGVMLFLAICTSFEFVCILLYAFFFPKLPIVKYFRSKAASEGSKTVSADLAAAGIQTKAAQAEDEAKQYERLSNKQLFIQNFDYALDLFLIYVLTLSIFPGFLYENTGQHRLGEWYSLVLIASYNVWDLIARYIPLVKCVKLESRKGLMITILCRFLLVPAFYFTAKYGDQGWMIFLTSFLGLTNGYLTVCVMTVAPKGYKGPEQNALGNILVLFLLGGLFAGVALDWLWLIGKKDGF
- the LOC102608274 gene encoding lysine-specific demethylase JMJ28 isoform X2, translating into MQEEEDLPDHLRCKRTDGKQWRCNRRVMEDKKLCELHHLQGRHRQNREKVPESLKIQRKHKKIFKVQQRTEIRARKSKKLKRKKKKRVIGESEALDEALKKMKLKRGDLQLELIRMVLKREVEKRKRQKNFDFEDEENCDNSNYSDSDRELTRELPNGLMAISSTNSDNAGTSCAVKIGAEAAAVNRRRFRSKNIEPMPVGTLQVVPYKRDVVSLRRRRRRKRCHWCRRRGQSLIKCSSCRKLFFCVDCVKEWYFDTQEDVKKACPVCRGTCGCKACSSSQYRDIDYKDLLKANNEVDKVLHFHYLICMLLPIVRQINQDQNVELEIEAKIKGQNPSEVQIQEAEFKYNRLYCCSCKTSIVDYHRSCASCSYTLCLSCCRDILQGSLSGCVRARLCKCPNGRKVCTSGVRILEKKSLRTYKEGYGSTYFDSSAASPSWKAPDGTAGILCPPMEFGGCGDSFLDLRCVFPSCWTKELEINAEQIVGCYELPETIDMSSCCSVCTGMDHEVDGTKQLKVAAIRENSNDNFLFFPTLMDVQGDKLEHFQKHWRKGQPIIVRNVLEVTSDLSWDPIVMFCTYLKNSSLKSENDGGAVEETGCSDWFEVEIGVKQLFLGSLRGPKHADMCNEKLKLKGWLSSRLFQEQFPAHYAEIIRGLPLPEYMDPKTGVLNIATKLPQNFPTSDLGPSVYISYSSGEELAQADSVTKLCYDLCDVVNVLAHTTDVPVSTKQLNNIRELMQGHTGQHQTDSVEVAPEQKMANGMGGKSHSDCENKEVGLCDVLGEEITRHEAGDLNVRDRNSSHDGDYDTDSDPDSLILGCGTNQNSKKSEKRMHFKDHKNNSNYFIKERLAESCGAQWDVFRREDVPKLIEYLKRHSNQFPHKNGFQDHVVHPILDQNFFLDATHKMRLKEEFEIEPWTFEQHVGEAVIIPAGCPYQIRNLKSCVNVVLDFISPENVTECIQLIDEIRLLPTDHKAKANKFEVTKMALYAINTAVKEIRELTCAE
- the LOC102608274 gene encoding lysine-specific demethylase JMJ28 isoform X1, whose translation is MQEEEDLPDHLRCKRTDGKQWRCNRRVMEDKKLCELHHLQGRHRQNREKVPESLKIQRKHKKIFKVQQRTEIRARKSKKLKRKKKKRVIGESEALDEALKKMKLKRGDLQLELIRMVLKREVEKRKRQKNFDFEDEENCDNSNYSDSDRELTRELPNGLMAISSTNSDNAGTSCAVKIGAEAAAVNRRRFRSKNIEPMPVGTLQVVPYKRDVVSLRRRRRRKRCHWCRRRGQSLIKCSSCRKLFFCVDCVKEWYFDTQEDVKKACPVCRGTCGCKACSSSQYRDIDYKDLLKANNEVDKVLHFHYLICMLLPIVRQINQDQNVELEIEAKIKGQNPSEVQIQEAEFKYNRLYCCSSCKTSIVDYHRSCASCSYTLCLSCCRDILQGSLSGCVRARLCKCPNGRKVCTSGVRILEKKSLRTYKEGYGSTYFDSSAASPSWKAPDGTAGILCPPMEFGGCGDSFLDLRCVFPSCWTKELEINAEQIVGCYELPETIDMSSCCSVCTGMDHEVDGTKQLKVAAIRENSNDNFLFFPTLMDVQGDKLEHFQKHWRKGQPIIVRNVLEVTSDLSWDPIVMFCTYLKNSSLKSENDGGAVEETGCSDWFEVEIGVKQLFLGSLRGPKHADMCNEKLKLKGWLSSRLFQEQFPAHYAEIIRGLPLPEYMDPKTGVLNIATKLPQNFPTSDLGPSVYISYSSGEELAQADSVTKLCYDLCDVVNVLAHTTDVPVSTKQLNNIRELMQGHTGQHQTDSVEVAPEQKMANGMGGKSHSDCENKEVGLCDVLGEEITRHEAGDLNVRDRNSSHDGDYDTDSDPDSLILGCGTNQNSKKSEKRMHFKDHKNNSNYFIKERLAESCGAQWDVFRREDVPKLIEYLKRHSNQFPHKNGFQDHVVHPILDQNFFLDATHKMRLKEEFEIEPWTFEQHVGEAVIIPAGCPYQIRNLKSCVNVVLDFISPENVTECIQLIDEIRLLPTDHKAKANKFEVTKMALYAINTAVKEIRELTCAE